One window of the Branchiostoma lanceolatum isolate klBraLanc5 chromosome 3, klBraLanc5.hap2, whole genome shotgun sequence genome contains the following:
- the LOC136431461 gene encoding thrombin inhibitor rhodniin-like, whose product MMKQVLLLVSCLAVKGFAGCPDMCPFNYNPVCGSNGETYSNECSLKVHACQLGDDMELTMVSKGECPEMVSRTEPAVENRNAVCVAGRRGCPRIYKPVCGSDKHTYPNECELCRKMSEAAVRTEIRIRHEGECTPAETGEDAQARGSKAGGRQL is encoded by the exons ATGATGAAACAGGTGTTGCTGTTGGTCAGCTGCCTGGCCGTGAAAG GCTTTGCAGGATGTCCTGATATGTGCCCGTTCAACTATAACCCTGTGTGCGGGTCGAATGGAGAGACATACAGTAACGAGTGTTCTCTGAAGGTGCATGCCTGCCAACTGGGCGACGACATGGAGCTCACAATG GTATCCAAGGGGGAATGTCCAGAGATGGTTAGCCGCACTGAACCGGCCGTAGAGAACAGAAAT GCCGTGTGTGTGGCTGGGAGGCGCGGCTGTCCCAGGATCTACAAGCCCGTGTGCGGGTCCGACAAGCACACCTACCCCAACGAGTGTGAGCTGTGCCGGAAAATGTCG GAGGCCGCAGTGAGGACGGAGATCCGAATCCGCCATGAGGGTGAGTGTACACCTGCGGAGACTGGAGAGGATGCACAGGCACGTGGCAGCAAGGCAGGCGGCAGGCAGCTGTAG